Proteins found in one Paenibacillus sp. FSL R10-2782 genomic segment:
- a CDS encoding DegV family protein, with protein MKYKIIADSCCDLTTELREEMKITTIPLNMTLGEKCFIDDETLDLPQFMEEMKACTTKIGSASPSPMLYKEAFQGEHTSFAITISSNLSSSYSSALVGKDMAEEEGADVHVFDSKSASAGQILLALKLRKLIDEGYHKGEIISSLESFITKMKTYFVLENLDNLVKNGRMNKITGKILSFLHIRPILGSDGDGNIALFTQARGQNQIIEKLTDTIEKSGRATDGESIVITHCNNPGLAEKLMNALKNRYQFKDILIVSTRGISSMYANDKGIIMAF; from the coding sequence ATGAAGTATAAAATAATAGCAGATAGCTGCTGTGACTTAACGACAGAGCTTAGAGAAGAAATGAAAATCACGACGATCCCGTTAAACATGACTTTGGGAGAAAAATGCTTTATAGATGATGAAACGCTAGATTTACCTCAGTTTATGGAAGAAATGAAAGCCTGTACAACCAAGATCGGATCGGCTTCACCGTCACCTATGCTGTATAAGGAAGCATTTCAAGGTGAGCATACTTCTTTTGCCATTACAATATCCAGCAATCTGTCCAGTTCGTATTCAAGTGCATTGGTTGGTAAGGATATGGCGGAGGAAGAAGGGGCTGATGTTCATGTATTCGATTCGAAAAGCGCGTCGGCTGGACAAATATTGTTAGCTCTAAAATTACGCAAACTGATCGACGAGGGGTATCATAAAGGAGAGATTATTTCTTCACTGGAAAGCTTTATCACGAAGATGAAAACCTATTTTGTGCTAGAGAACCTGGATAATTTGGTGAAGAACGGACGAATGAATAAAATTACGGGAAAGATACTTTCATTCCTGCATATCAGACCCATTTTGGGTTCAGACGGTGACGGAAATATCGCATTGTTTACCCAAGCGCGTGGTCAAAATCAAATCATTGAAAAGCTGACAGATACGATTGAAAAGAGTGGTCGGGCTACGGATGGGGAAAGCATTGTGATTACCCATTGTAATAATCCCGGGCTTGCGGAGAAGCTGATGAATGCGTTAAAGAACCGCTATCAATTTAAGGATATTCTGATTGTGTCCACCAGAGGAATCAGTTCGATGTATGCCAATGACAAAGGAATTATTATGGCGTTTTAA
- a CDS encoding immunity 53 family protein, whose amino-acid sequence MDTMTWIQNWFAQHCNGVWEHAEGIQILTLDNPGWSIFIHLEGTILAEKDFEPISVERSESDWIHCKKAETTFKGYGGVQNLNELLIIFKNWVESLE is encoded by the coding sequence ATGGATACTATGACATGGATACAAAATTGGTTTGCTCAACATTGTAATGGAGTCTGGGAACATGCAGAAGGAATACAGATTTTAACACTGGATAATCCAGGCTGGTCTATATTCATTCATTTAGAAGGAACGATACTGGCTGAAAAAGATTTTGAACCGATATCTGTCGAACGAAGTGAATCAGATTGGATTCATTGTAAAAAAGCCGAAACAACATTTAAAGGCTACGGTGGTGTACAAAATCTAAATGAGTTGCTGATTATTTTTAAAAACTGGGTAGAGTCTTTGGAATAA
- a CDS encoding IS3 family transposase (programmed frameshift), whose amino-acid sequence MTKKERRTFSAEFKAQMVQLYQSGKPRKDIIQEYDLNPSSLDKWVKQSSTSGSFKEKDNRTPEELELIELRKQNKQLLMENDIFKASRADHGTKVNVIRQNKHKYSVSAMCDVLKLPRSTYYYEENKVEVTSEDELPSLIMDIFQSSRQNYGTRKIKKELHQQGFTVSRRRIGRIMKEYGLVSSYTIAQYKPHPTKCNEAKQANVLDRKFEQEQALSVVVSDLTYVRVGSYWNYVCFFVDLFNREIIGYSAGAHKDAKLVYRALASIKGNLNDIQLFHTDRGNEFKNKLIDDALEAFQIERSLSMKGCPYDNAVAEATFKIFKTEFVKKRHFESLAELTTELHDYVHWFNHIRIHGSLEYLSPAEFKQRHHKKVV is encoded by the exons ATGACTAAAAAAGAAAGACGTACCTTTAGCGCTGAATTTAAAGCACAAATGGTTCAACTCTATCAGAGTGGTAAACCGCGAAAGGATATCATTCAAGAGTATGATTTGAATCCTTCATCGTTAGATAAATGGGTGAAACAGAGTTCCACATCTGGATCCTTCAAAGAGAAAGACAACCGAACTCCAGAGGAATTAGAACTGATCGAGCTTCGAAAACAGAACAAGCAACTGCTCATGGAGAATGACATTT TTAAAGCAAGCCGCGCTGATCATGGGACGAAAGTAAATGTCATTCGCCAGAATAAACATAAATACTCGGTATCAGCAATGTGCGACGTCCTAAAGCTCCCTAGAAGCACCTATTATTATGAAGAAAACAAAGTGGAAGTGACATCGGAGGATGAGCTTCCCTCCCTGATTATGGACATTTTTCAAAGCAGCCGACAAAACTATGGTACGCGTAAGATAAAAAAAGAGTTGCACCAACAAGGCTTTACGGTATCCAGGCGGAGAATAGGACGAATCATGAAAGAATATGGGCTGGTTTCCTCGTATACGATCGCTCAGTACAAGCCTCATCCCACGAAATGCAATGAAGCCAAGCAAGCGAATGTATTGGACCGGAAATTTGAGCAAGAGCAGGCGTTATCTGTCGTCGTAAGCGATCTGACGTACGTTAGAGTAGGTTCATATTGGAATTACGTATGCTTCTTTGTGGATCTGTTTAACCGCGAAATTATCGGTTACAGTGCGGGGGCACACAAGGATGCCAAGCTGGTTTACCGTGCTTTGGCTTCGATTAAGGGCAACCTGAATGACATTCAGCTCTTCCACACGGACCGAGGCAATGAATTCAAGAATAAGCTCATCGACGATGCGCTGGAGGCTTTTCAGATTGAGCGTTCCTTAAGCATGAAAGGCTGCCCCTATGACAACGCCGTTGCGGAAGCCACGTTTAAAATTTTCAAAACGGAGTTTGTGAAGAAACGTCATTTTGAAAGTCTAGCTGAGCTAACCACAGAATTACATGACTATGTGCACTGGTTCAACCATATTCGGATTCACGGTTCTCTGGAGTACTTGAGTCCGGCTGAGTTCAAGCAGAGGCACCATAAAAAAGTTGTCTAG
- a CDS encoding NAD(P)H-dependent oxidoreductase yields MKHLIVYAHSNAESFNHAILETVVNTLKEKGDEVVIRDLYALGFQPVLKIEDTAAMRAGQTPADIKVEQEYISQSDTITFISPIWWTGLPAILKGYVDRVFAYGFAYTAGPEGINKLLTGKKGFIVNTHGTPNAIYDEIGMSAGLKITSDTGIFDFVGIESVGHLLLGSIGYLDEDGYKGLLKQVQDTVKSVL; encoded by the coding sequence ATGAAACATCTTATCGTTTATGCTCACTCTAACGCTGAAAGTTTCAATCACGCGATACTGGAAACTGTTGTAAATACCTTGAAAGAAAAAGGTGACGAAGTCGTTATACGCGATCTATATGCCCTTGGTTTTCAACCTGTATTAAAAATTGAGGATACTGCCGCTATGAGAGCTGGGCAAACTCCAGCTGATATTAAAGTAGAGCAGGAATACATTTCGCAGTCCGATACGATCACGTTTATTTCTCCGATTTGGTGGACAGGTCTTCCTGCTATCCTGAAAGGTTACGTTGATCGTGTATTTGCCTACGGCTTTGCATATACGGCTGGTCCGGAAGGGATTAATAAGCTCCTTACAGGTAAAAAAGGTTTTATTGTGAATACACACGGTACCCCCAACGCGATCTACGATGAAATTGGTATGAGCGCAGGATTGAAGATCACTTCGGATACGGGGATTTTTGATTTCGTTGGGATTGAATCCGTCGGTCACTTGCTGCTTGGAAGTATCGGCTACCTTGATGAAGATGGCTATAAAGGACTGTTGAAGCAGGTCCAAGACACCGTCAAATCGGTATTGTAA
- a CDS encoding MarR family transcriptional regulator: MLKNNAAALIGTIRDSINKLIVSELESYGVEGIVPSHGGILMFLYQKDGLSIKELTQKISRQQPTVTVLIDKLVRLGYVERKKEREDSRVTLIYLTDKGKELEPVFEVISNRLKETIYGGLKDEEKEQLEYLLEHVKNRL, translated from the coding sequence ATGTTAAAAAATAACGCAGCTGCACTGATAGGAACGATCAGAGACTCGATCAATAAATTGATTGTGTCTGAACTCGAATCCTATGGAGTTGAAGGGATTGTTCCTTCCCATGGTGGAATATTAATGTTCCTCTATCAAAAGGACGGGCTTTCTATTAAAGAATTGACGCAAAAAATTTCTCGTCAGCAGCCCACAGTCACGGTTCTGATCGACAAGCTAGTGAGGCTGGGGTATGTCGAAAGAAAAAAAGAAAGGGAGGATAGCAGAGTAACCCTGATATATCTGACCGATAAGGGGAAAGAGCTGGAGCCTGTATTTGAAGTGATCTCCAATAGATTAAAAGAAACCATTTATGGTGGTCTCAAAGACGAAGAAAAAGAACAACTGGAGTATCTGCTGGAACATGTAAAAAACAGATTATAA
- a CDS encoding stalk domain-containing protein, protein MTIKKGVLLALLAVSQLQANPSYAKSVPLTPVTTVYLDDRPLQLAAPPLLLDGTTLVPMRQLFEAQGARLSWNGSSKTVTATKDDTVLTYRIGELTSTLNGNELSLNVPGQIVQGNTMIPLRFVSEALGSTVKWDALTRTIRIVSRNDFFTTVLSRVNLRSEPDSSGASPSLRLISGGEKVHVIREVNALWLEVRTKDNLTGYISAKPKYSDYTSPSLAERQGEELIAYGEKFLGTPYEFGAATSQTSTFDCSSFVAEVFRHTLSIELPRVSYDQAKEGRKVGLNELRKGDLLFFSARGLEIGHVAIYAGNNKLLHTFSKERGVHFDTLDDKWQQRFVTARRLF, encoded by the coding sequence ATGACAATCAAAAAGGGAGTATTGCTGGCTCTACTGGCCGTATCGCAGCTCCAAGCGAACCCGTCTTATGCGAAATCGGTGCCGCTGACTCCAGTGACGACCGTCTATCTGGATGACCGCCCGCTCCAGCTTGCCGCCCCGCCGCTGCTGCTAGACGGGACAACGCTCGTCCCCATGCGCCAGTTGTTTGAGGCGCAAGGAGCCAGGCTCTCCTGGAACGGATCTAGCAAAACCGTAACGGCAACCAAAGACGACACGGTGCTGACCTACCGTATCGGGGAACTCACCTCCACCCTAAACGGCAATGAGCTGTCCCTGAATGTTCCCGGACAGATTGTTCAAGGTAATACGATGATTCCGCTGCGCTTTGTAAGCGAAGCGCTTGGGAGCACAGTGAAGTGGGATGCACTGACTCGGACGATTCGGATTGTCTCCAGGAACGATTTTTTCACAACGGTTCTTTCCAGGGTCAACCTGCGCAGCGAGCCAGATTCATCGGGAGCTTCCCCTTCCCTGCGGCTTATTTCAGGCGGCGAAAAGGTTCATGTCATCCGCGAGGTCAATGCCCTCTGGCTGGAAGTGCGCACCAAAGACAATCTGACCGGATACATATCGGCAAAACCAAAATACAGCGATTATACCAGCCCATCCCTGGCGGAACGGCAAGGGGAAGAACTGATCGCCTACGGGGAGAAATTCCTCGGTACCCCTTATGAATTCGGCGCAGCAACCAGCCAGACATCGACCTTTGATTGTTCTTCTTTTGTAGCGGAAGTGTTCCGGCATACGCTCTCCATCGAGCTCCCCCGGGTCTCTTACGATCAAGCTAAAGAAGGCCGGAAGGTCGGGCTAAACGAGCTGCGCAAAGGCGACCTGCTGTTCTTCAGCGCACGCGGGCTGGAGATCGGCCATGTGGCTATCTATGCGGGGAACAACAAATTGCTGCATACGTTCTCCAAAGAACGCGGCGTTCATTTTGACACGCTTGACGATAAATGGCAGCAACGTTTCGTAACAGCCCGCAGGCTGTTTTAG
- a CDS encoding DUF1003 domain-containing protein, producing MSKMNFFQKKQQNKSAAQIQGFDIELNPENTRRIDRLVDSYENSILSHLDEAYQRTTSWQDRLADRIASFGGSWRFITYFAIFLTIWILLNSLPFTRFHFDEPPFILLNLCLSFIAAFQAPVIMMSQNRQAARDKHESIIDFAINYKAEQEIDDMQSHLHRIEGELIEIKKLLLVLNNRMNEEHK from the coding sequence ATGTCAAAAATGAATTTTTTTCAAAAAAAGCAGCAAAATAAAAGTGCTGCTCAAATTCAAGGCTTTGATATTGAATTGAATCCGGAAAATACTCGTCGTATTGATCGGCTAGTCGATAGTTACGAAAATAGCATTCTTTCTCATTTAGATGAAGCGTACCAAAGAACGACAAGCTGGCAAGATCGTCTTGCGGATCGGATTGCATCATTCGGCGGTAGCTGGAGATTTATTACTTATTTTGCTATCTTTCTGACCATCTGGATACTCTTGAACAGCTTGCCGTTTACTCGCTTTCATTTCGATGAACCTCCATTTATCTTGTTGAACTTGTGTTTGTCCTTTATCGCAGCATTCCAGGCTCCAGTCATTATGATGAGTCAGAACCGCCAAGCTGCAAGGGATAAGCATGAATCGATCATTGACTTTGCGATCAACTACAAAGCGGAACAAGAGATTGACGATATGCAAAGCCACCTTCATCGGATCGAAGGCGAGCTGATTGAGATTAAAAAACTTTTACTTGTTCTAAACAACCGAATGAATGAAGAACACAAATGA
- a CDS encoding MFS transporter: MKRLLWIGSLSYFLIGLAHVVVGSLLPVLLDHYDRNYTEGGSLIFAQFSGFLAGVLLSPWLARQFGKRRTLVFALLLLCAAEGLYSLLPPWGWLYAVGAAAGFGFGMVEAVIGTIVISGITQGTGAAMSRLEVFFGIGALAMPAVASQLIALGWWRLAFPVISVCATVAVVAWLRGSFGKLDAVLDEYEGRGEKHIHSGSAPHSPSTGASKGGPAGNWLLLALFIIFFFIYVGTEMSLANFLPSMFIERLGLTQAEAALSVTCFWLAMAAGRLFAGNIADRYGYGVFVALSSLAATVLLCVFPLIKGTAVTFVLIALLGLCMSGIFSIALVFASKMMPGTVESTTSLLIGAGGVGGAMLPLWLGNSMDRGGAVASAWLLAGFACILCLLGGILYVLYMRKKRLQTASS; the protein is encoded by the coding sequence ATGAAACGACTGCTATGGATTGGCAGCTTATCTTATTTTTTAATTGGCCTGGCGCACGTGGTTGTAGGGTCTCTGCTGCCCGTGCTGCTGGACCACTATGACCGGAATTATACGGAGGGCGGAAGTCTGATCTTCGCCCAATTTTCCGGTTTTCTGGCTGGCGTCCTGCTGTCGCCATGGCTTGCAAGGCAATTCGGCAAACGCCGGACGCTGGTATTCGCCTTGCTACTGCTGTGTGCAGCAGAAGGGCTCTACTCACTGCTGCCCCCATGGGGTTGGCTATATGCCGTCGGAGCGGCAGCCGGCTTTGGCTTCGGTATGGTGGAAGCGGTCATCGGCACCATCGTGATTAGCGGTATTACCCAAGGAACGGGTGCAGCTATGAGCCGCCTGGAAGTCTTCTTCGGGATCGGCGCGTTAGCAATGCCCGCGGTTGCCAGCCAGTTGATCGCCCTTGGCTGGTGGCGGTTGGCCTTTCCTGTTATCTCCGTCTGTGCGACGGTGGCAGTCGTAGCCTGGCTACGGGGATCCTTCGGCAAGCTGGATGCCGTATTGGACGAATATGAGGGTCGTGGGGAAAAGCATATACATTCCGGCTCGGCCCCACATTCTCCATCCACGGGAGCTTCCAAAGGGGGCCCTGCGGGAAATTGGCTGCTACTGGCACTGTTTATCATCTTTTTCTTTATTTATGTAGGGACAGAAATGAGCCTTGCCAATTTCCTACCTTCTATGTTCATTGAACGGCTGGGCCTTACACAAGCTGAGGCGGCACTCAGTGTTACTTGCTTCTGGCTGGCGATGGCCGCCGGGCGGCTGTTCGCAGGCAACATTGCCGATCGTTACGGCTATGGTGTCTTTGTCGCCCTAAGCTCACTGGCGGCGACCGTGCTGCTGTGCGTGTTCCCGCTGATCAAGGGCACTGCTGTTACCTTTGTCCTTATTGCACTCCTGGGGCTATGCATGTCCGGCATATTTTCCATCGCACTCGTTTTTGCCAGCAAAATGATGCCAGGTACAGTAGAATCCACCACCAGCCTGCTGATTGGTGCGGGTGGAGTCGGGGGTGCTATGCTGCCCTTATGGCTTGGAAACAGCATGGATCGTGGCGGAGCAGTCGCTTCAGCCTGGTTGCTGGCAGGCTTTGCTTGTATCCTCTGCCTGCTTGGCGGCATTCTGTACGTCCTATACATGCGCAAAAAACGGCTTCAAACCGCTTCATCCTAA
- a CDS encoding PLAT/LH2 domain-containing protein — MKKVSLLASALFISSVAFAAPSFADQVTSDTYSSFQDSSRSIESVTPFANVEYVVTVNTANLKDAGTDSNISITLYGSNGDYATATLNGSFEQGDSDTTRISTSNLGDIRKITIRTDGSGYKPGWKIANIKITGNGKTFSFAGPNRWLGDGGSADSETLFPS; from the coding sequence ATGAAAAAAGTATCTTTACTAGCATCAGCACTGTTTATCTCATCTGTAGCTTTCGCAGCGCCTTCTTTTGCCGATCAGGTCACAAGTGACACTTATAGTTCATTTCAAGACTCTAGTAGAAGTATAGAGTCAGTTACACCTTTTGCTAATGTTGAATATGTTGTTACTGTAAACACTGCCAATCTTAAAGATGCTGGAACCGATTCAAATATTTCTATAACTCTGTATGGTTCTAATGGAGATTATGCTACCGCTACACTCAATGGAAGCTTTGAACAGGGGGATTCTGATACAACAAGAATCAGCACCAGCAACCTTGGTGACATCAGAAAAATTACGATTAGAACAGATGGATCTGGATATAAACCTGGTTGGAAAATCGCTAATATTAAAATAACTGGAAACGGGAAAACTTTCTCATTTGCAGGCCCTAACCGCTGGCTTGGTGATGGCGGTTCCGCAGATTCCGAAACACTTTTCCCATCCTAA
- a CDS encoding winged helix DNA-binding protein gives MKDYELRDDLRESVNRIYDMELFSSLTELIQGENHVLQYLVQHQDDEINPSLLSDHLHVSRSRITAALTALRKKGYVTMEMSEHDRRRMCVRLTSEGASLIKQKQERIEGYFEALVGGLGEDDVKEFIRLIELSISIMNADSTEK, from the coding sequence ATGAAAGATTATGAATTAAGGGATGATTTGAGAGAATCCGTTAACCGGATTTATGACATGGAATTATTCAGCAGCCTGACGGAGCTTATCCAAGGGGAAAACCATGTGCTTCAATATTTAGTTCAGCATCAAGATGATGAAATTAACCCATCCTTACTCAGTGACCACCTGCATGTATCCAGATCAAGAATTACGGCAGCGCTTACGGCCTTAAGAAAAAAAGGTTATGTGACCATGGAAATGTCTGAGCATGACAGACGACGAATGTGTGTAAGGCTCACATCAGAAGGTGCATCCCTGATTAAACAAAAACAAGAGAGAATTGAGGGCTATTTTGAAGCACTGGTAGGGGGTTTGGGTGAGGACGATGTCAAGGAATTTATACGATTGATCGAGCTTTCCATAAGTATCATGAATGCGGATTCAACTGAAAAATAA
- the murQ gene encoding N-acetylmuramic acid 6-phosphate etherase, with translation MNHILGSLITEQPNDQTNAIDHLDSAGIMHLINNEDRQVAEVIHGLIPQIAEVADFIVEAFRNGGRLFYVGAGTSGRIGILDASECPPTYGTTPEMVQGLIAGGFWAVKDPVEGAEDSEELGASDIDDAAISVSDVVIGIAASGRTPYVLGAMKRAGERGAVVIGLCNNYGTPMTRLGKLTIEAVVGPEVVMGSTRMKSGTAQKMILNMLTTTAMIRIGKVYWNLMVDLNPSNEKLVYRAKRIIELATDASGEQIEQAFHESEGHVKTAIVMLLAGVDAAEAHRRLTAADGFVHGALKES, from the coding sequence ATGAACCATATTTTAGGTAGTTTGATTACAGAGCAGCCCAATGACCAAACAAATGCAATCGACCATCTCGATTCCGCTGGAATTATGCATCTAATTAACAATGAAGACCGCCAGGTCGCCGAGGTAATCCACGGTCTGATACCGCAGATTGCCGAAGTAGCCGACTTTATCGTGGAGGCGTTCCGCAATGGCGGCAGGCTGTTCTACGTTGGTGCCGGAACGAGCGGGAGAATTGGCATTCTTGACGCCTCGGAGTGCCCGCCGACCTACGGGACCACCCCCGAGATGGTACAGGGCTTAATCGCCGGCGGATTCTGGGCCGTCAAGGACCCGGTCGAAGGCGCGGAGGACAGCGAGGAGTTGGGCGCCTCCGATATCGACGATGCCGCAATCAGCGTGAGCGATGTCGTCATCGGCATTGCCGCCAGCGGACGTACGCCTTATGTGCTGGGCGCGATGAAACGCGCCGGAGAACGGGGAGCGGTGGTTATCGGCCTCTGCAACAACTACGGAACGCCGATGACCAGGCTCGGCAAGCTGACGATTGAAGCCGTCGTCGGGCCCGAGGTTGTCATGGGCTCGACGCGGATGAAATCGGGAACGGCGCAAAAAATGATTCTTAACATGCTGACCACAACAGCAATGATCCGTATCGGCAAAGTGTACTGGAATCTGATGGTCGATTTGAACCCCTCTAACGAGAAGCTGGTCTACAGGGCCAAGCGCATTATCGAACTGGCTACAGATGCTTCCGGGGAGCAAATTGAACAAGCCTTCCATGAATCGGAAGGTCACGTGAAGACGGCGATTGTTATGCTGCTGGCTGGAGTTGACGCCGCTGAAGCACATCGCCGGTTGACGGCGGCGGATGGATTCGTGCACGGCGCCTTGAAGGAAAGCTAG
- a CDS encoding GNAT family N-acetyltransferase produces MKPFTLRQSQNSDVETIAHLRATVLRNDLTRLGRFDEEKVRQRFRDAFDSVHTWIIEVDSSFVGCIAFKPTLDGYLLEHFYIRPNYQGKGVGNQVLSNLLEQNDVKGKRVTLNVLQGSSARRLYERFGFKVESEDPIDVYMSLIVEGHSKTVEGY; encoded by the coding sequence GTGAAACCATTTACTCTTCGCCAATCCCAAAATTCCGATGTTGAAACCATTGCTCATTTACGGGCCACTGTACTGCGTAACGATTTAACCAGGTTAGGAAGATTTGATGAAGAAAAAGTTCGTCAACGCTTCCGTGATGCATTCGACTCTGTACATACCTGGATCATCGAAGTAGATTCTTCTTTTGTTGGTTGCATAGCTTTTAAACCGACGTTAGACGGTTATTTATTGGAGCATTTTTATATTCGCCCCAATTACCAAGGTAAAGGAGTCGGAAACCAAGTATTAAGTAATCTGCTTGAACAAAATGATGTAAAAGGAAAACGTGTAACCTTAAATGTCCTGCAAGGAAGCTCTGCCAGACGTCTTTATGAACGGTTTGGTTTTAAAGTTGAAAGCGAGGATCCTATTGACGTTTACATGTCCTTAATCGTAGAGGGACATTCCAAAACCGTCGAAGGATATTAG